In Pontimonas salivibrio, the sequence CACATGTGTGAATTTTTAACTTCGGTAAATCGGCTTTTTTATGGCCAAATTAGTCTAACGAGGGGCCTTTTCTCCCCAGGTTATGCACATGCTGCGCGGAGTTGCTCCCCGATAATCCACATAGTTATCCACAGGGGTGGTTGAGCCCGGCCCGGCAGCTGTTTATGGTGAGAGCTCATGACATTTTCCGTCCTGAGCGGAGTCAAAGGTTTTGTCCTCACGGGCTTTGTCTGTGGTGGCTGGTAGAACTGCCTTAGTGGGCATTCCTAGTGTGTGGAAAGGGCGTTGATGTCGATACCTCAGCTTGGTCTCGTTTCGGACCTTCCCGACGAATACCAGCGCTCAGGTGAACGCACACCTCCCCACGATCTACTGGCCGAGCAGAGCACCCTCGGTGGGATGTTGCTCAGCAAGGACGCCGTCGCGGACGTCATTGAGGTGTTGCGCGGCAAAGACTTCTATCACCCCAAACACGAGATCATCTTCGACTCGATCTTGTCGTTGTACTCGCACGGAGAGCCCACCGACGTCATCACAGTGACCGAGGAGCTCACTAAAACTGGTCTTCTCCAACGCGCGGGTGGCGTTGATTACCTCCACAGCGTGGTGTCGCTCGTTCCGACGGCTGCCAGCGCTGGTCACTATGCCCAAATCGTTGCCGACAAGGCTGTGCTTCGGCGCTTAGTGGATGCCGGCACGCGCATTGCCAACATGGGCTACGCGAGTGAAGGCGAGGTTGCCGACCTCGTTAATGTCGCCCAAACCGAGATTTATCAGGTGTCCGGAGGGGTAGAAGCCGAAGACTACGTGCCCCTGACAGACGCCGTCGGCGAGGCGGTCGACGAGATCGAGGCTGCTCGAGGCTCCAGCGGCGAAATGATGGGTGTTCCGTCAGGATTTGCCGATCTCGACCAACTCACCAACGGTTTCCACCGGGGCCAGTTGGTGCTCATTGCCGCCAGGCCTGCGCTCGGTAAGTCAACACTTGCGCTCGACTTCGCGAGGGCCGCGGCAATCAAACACAATTTGCCCTCAATCGTGTTCTCACTGGAAATGAGTCGATCGGAAATCGCGATGAGGTTGCTCGCGGCGGAGGCTGCCGTTCCCCTTCAGAAAATGCGAAAAGGGATGGTCGAGCAGCGGGATTGGACGACTATCGCGCAGACCCGTGGCCGCATTGACCAGGCCCCACTCTTCATCGATGACAGCCCCAATATGAGCCTCGTTGAAATTCGGGCAAAATGTCGTCGGCTGAAGCAGCGAGTCGGCTTAAAGCTTGTCATCATCGACTACCTGCAGTTAATGAGCGCTGGGAAAAAAGTTGAATCCCGCCAACAGGAAGTCAGCGAGTTTTCCAGGGCCCTGAAGCTGCTCGCCAAAGAGCTTGAAGTGCCCGTCATTGCTCTGTCCCAGCTAAACCGTGGACCCGAGCAGCGTGCGGACAAGAAACCCCAATTGTCGGACCTTCGCGAGTCGGGTTCGCTCGAACAGGACGCTGACCTCGTGGTGCTCCTTCACCGCGACAGTGCGTACGAGCAAGAAAACCCTCGCGCGGGAGAAGCCGACCTGATTGTGGCAAAGCACCGAAACGGGCCGACCGGCACCATCACGGTCGGATTCCAAGGCCACTATTCGCGCTTTGCGGATATGCCGAAGGTTTAGACGGCGTCTACCCCGTATAGCGCGTCTAGTTCGTGAAGATATTCTTCACTGGAAAGCGCCACGACCGCGGTGCCCTCTGGATCAAAATCGAGTGCTCCGGCCTCGGCCAAGAGTGACATCAGCGTGTGATGCGCGCTCACATTATGGCTAGAAAAAGACAGGCACCTTTCAAAGCGAATTCCGGTGCTTCCGCGCTGATCGGTGTGTCCACCGCGGTCTTCTTTGAGCCGCACGTCGTGGGCCGTGTATGCCGTTCGAGAGGCAAAGAATGTCGTACCCGCAACGGTGAGTGTGACGCCGGGAACATGCAGGGCATCCCAGGCAATCAGGGGCACCATATTGGTTTTATCGACAGGCATGGGCATCAGGGCTTTATGGTTTCGCGCCGTTCGACCGTTGTCCAACTCCATCGCCTTCCAAGAGGATGTCCGAAAGCACACGAAAGTAAATTCGGAAAGGCGGGTTCTTTCCTCGTGGGCGACAAACCACTTCGTCGAGTCACTATTGGCGTAAGCAAGGTCGCACCGGCCCCCCAACGCGTCACCTGATGGCCAACCGGTGACCCCAGGAGCAATGACCCTTGCAACCAAGGCATCGTCTAGGCCCGCCGCGGAAAGACCTGAAGGAGCTGGACCCATCGCTACGACGGCCCGCCCTTCTAGAGTGGTGCGCCACGAACCAGCACCTACAAAATCTGGTTCACCGTGCTGTCCCTTGGTGAGAAGCCACAGAAGGTGACCCGCATCGGCCCAGAAAGCTGCAGTATGTGAAGCAGGAGCACGGGTATGCCACGTCTGAGTTGCTCCGCCGAGGTCCCGGGAATAAAGGTGGGCGAGAAACAATTCCGCGCGTTGTCGGTCATTTTTGGGGCGACGTGAACGGATGAGGCTCCGTGCCTGTTCCCCAAAAGAGTGAGACGCCCCGAAACAGCCCACTGCCCGAGAGAGGTTCTCTAAGACAAACCAGCCCGTGGGCGATAGCGCCGAGTGTCGCAGGCTGTGGGAAAGTTCCTGAAGCGCACTACTTGCGTGTTCGTGCGACAGGCTCTCGTCGAGGCGGCCAGTAATGACCTCGGAAAACGTGGTTGCCGCGTGCCGGCCACCGATCAGACTGTGATTGCGGTGGAGGGCGGCTCTGGCTGCTGTGCCCTCGGCGTTTTCAATCGCCCTCTTTACCTGGTCAAGCAACACTCGCGCCTTGCGCAGCCGTAGTGAGGTCGAAATTCCAGAGAGTGTATACATCGCTACGCACGGT encodes:
- the dnaB gene encoding replicative DNA helicase; protein product: MSIPQLGLVSDLPDEYQRSGERTPPHDLLAEQSTLGGMLLSKDAVADVIEVLRGKDFYHPKHEIIFDSILSLYSHGEPTDVITVTEELTKTGLLQRAGGVDYLHSVVSLVPTAASAGHYAQIVADKAVLRRLVDAGTRIANMGYASEGEVADLVNVAQTEIYQVSGGVEAEDYVPLTDAVGEAVDEIEAARGSSGEMMGVPSGFADLDQLTNGFHRGQLVLIAARPALGKSTLALDFARAAAIKHNLPSIVFSLEMSRSEIAMRLLAAEAAVPLQKMRKGMVEQRDWTTIAQTRGRIDQAPLFIDDSPNMSLVEIRAKCRRLKQRVGLKLVIIDYLQLMSAGKKVESRQQEVSEFSRALKLLAKELEVPVIALSQLNRGPEQRADKKPQLSDLRESGSLEQDADLVVLLHRDSAYEQENPRAGEADLIVAKHRNGPTGTITVGFQGHYSRFADMPKV